A window of Citrus sinensis cultivar Valencia sweet orange chromosome 7, DVS_A1.0, whole genome shotgun sequence contains these coding sequences:
- the LOC102611793 gene encoding FCS-Like Zinc finger 6-like — MLLGKRPRPPIKRTTSMTGITVDITNVESDGPSDHHHRQQQQQHQSAPAAAAAPHHQMMNFGYDDNNNFMYDHQPFFAAMVSPRNNYQQQQRSTIGRSSNELIETAHFLRTCGLCNRRLAPGKDIYMYRGDTAFCSFECREQQMKQDERKEKFAASSSSKNKEESDKNNAAASSKKSETLAAA, encoded by the exons ATGCTGCTAGGAAAGCGGCCACGGCCTCCGATTAAGAGAACAACCAGCATGACAGGTATCACCGTTGATATCACCAACGTGGAATCAGATGGACCGTCTGATCATCACCATcgtcaacaacaacaacaacatcagTCAGCTCCTGCTGCTGCAGCAGCACCTCATCATCAAATGATGAATTTTGGCTATGACGATAACAACAACTTTATGTATGATCATCAACCTTTTTTTGCGGCCATGGTGTCGCCTAGAAATAATTATCAGCAGCAGCAGAGAAGTACCATTGGTAGAAGCTCTAATGAGCTTATTGAAACAGCTCATTTTTTGAGAACTTGTGGGCTCTGCAACCGCCGGTTGGCTCCTGGCAAAGATATTTACATGTACAG GGGGGACACGGCCTTTTGTAGTTTCGAGTGCAGAGAGCAGCAGATGAAGCAAgatgagagaaaagagaaatttgcagcttcatcatcatcaaagaacaaagaagaaagcGATAAAAATAATGCAGCAGCAAGTTCTAAGAAAAGTGAGACTCTGGCTGCTGCTTGA